In a genomic window of Methanobacteriales archaeon HGW-Methanobacteriales-1:
- the asnB gene encoding asparagine synthase (glutamine-hydrolyzing) produces MSAIAGIFFRNGYKVDPELMKKMNDKLSHRGPDESAVWYEGPIALGHQMLWTTEESLHEKLPFEEDGLVITADARIDNRKELSQELEIPDEENIADSYFILKAYQKWGENCPDKLLGDFAFAIWDKNKEKLFCARDHFGVKPFYYYSDREKFIFATELKAILCIPNIPQDLEYLKALYYLTSISNETTLTFYKDILRLPGNHSITIDYSNQKVSNYWRLDPKLEIIMDSNEEYVNAFLEVFNKAIKCRLRSSFPIGFELSGGLDSSSIFSASQNITNTKKDMNTFSLISNKFPEDDESFFIDIVLNSKVTNSHFLIVDPISPLKDVDNLMWHLEQPIPSPNMNLFWDLFKKMKKNNIRVAISGYDGDTVCYMGQFYLKELAFNLKLKKLIKEINSISKNKNEDYLNIIYSNIILPSIPLTIKKLWNKKQNKTLKDSILENDLIGSKFDFKKRYEELNLSSIQPKSSKKFHYKWLTLGTHQNAFEQLNKHFSAFSIEPRFPFFDKRVVEFCYGIPAEQKFQSGWNRLILRRSMENILPKSIQWRPRKRFFGSVFKNNFIRGEEKKLEEIIYELSDKYDIFVKKEDFERIYQRSKKKSNYSDIWDLWQLVTFVIWLEKNNIKIKNL; encoded by the coding sequence ATGAGTGCAATTGCCGGAATCTTTTTCAGAAATGGATATAAAGTTGACCCTGAACTCATGAAAAAAATGAATGATAAACTTTCTCACAGAGGGCCTGATGAGTCTGCGGTTTGGTATGAAGGACCTATAGCACTTGGTCACCAGATGCTCTGGACCACAGAAGAGTCATTACATGAAAAATTACCCTTTGAAGAAGATGGCTTAGTTATAACTGCAGATGCCCGGATCGATAATAGAAAAGAATTATCTCAAGAGTTAGAAATACCAGATGAAGAAAATATCGCAGATAGTTATTTTATTTTAAAGGCTTATCAAAAATGGGGTGAAAATTGTCCAGACAAGCTATTAGGTGATTTTGCATTTGCAATATGGGACAAAAATAAGGAAAAATTATTCTGTGCTCGTGATCATTTTGGTGTTAAGCCATTTTATTATTATTCCGATAGAGAAAAGTTCATTTTTGCAACAGAATTAAAAGCAATTTTATGTATTCCAAACATTCCTCAAGACTTAGAATATTTAAAAGCATTATATTATTTAACATCTATCTCAAATGAAACAACTTTAACATTCTATAAAGATATACTAAGATTACCCGGAAATCATTCAATCACAATTGATTATTCAAATCAAAAAGTGAGTAATTATTGGAGATTAGATCCCAAATTAGAAATAATAATGGATTCTAATGAGGAATATGTCAATGCATTCCTTGAAGTTTTTAATAAAGCAATTAAATGCCGTTTAAGATCCTCATTCCCAATTGGATTTGAATTAAGTGGAGGTTTAGATTCATCTTCAATTTTTAGTGCATCCCAAAATATAACCAATACAAAAAAAGATATGAATACTTTTTCTCTAATTAGTAATAAATTTCCTGAGGATGACGAAAGCTTTTTTATTGATATCGTGTTAAATTCTAAAGTTACCAACTCTCATTTTTTGATTGTTGATCCAATAAGCCCTTTAAAAGATGTTGACAATTTAATGTGGCACTTAGAACAACCCATTCCCTCACCTAATATGAATTTATTTTGGGATTTATTTAAAAAAATGAAAAAAAATAATATTCGTGTTGCGATTAGTGGATATGATGGTGATACTGTATGTTATATGGGTCAATTTTATCTAAAGGAACTTGCATTTAATTTAAAATTAAAAAAATTAATTAAAGAAATTAACTCTATTTCAAAAAACAAAAATGAAGATTATTTAAATATTATATATAGTAATATTATTCTACCATCTATTCCATTAACAATTAAAAAATTATGGAATAAAAAACAAAATAAAACACTTAAAGATTCAATTCTCGAAAATGACTTAATTGGTTCAAAATTTGATTTTAAAAAAAGATATGAAGAACTTAATCTGTCTTCCATTCAACCAAAATCTTCCAAAAAATTCCATTATAAATGGCTTACTCTTGGAACTCATCAAAATGCTTTTGAACAGTTAAATAAACATTTTTCTGCATTTTCAATTGAACCAAGATTTCCATTTTTTGATAAAAGAGTAGTTGAATTTTGTTATGGGATACCGGCGGAGCAGAAGTTTCAATCAGGCTGGAACCGGTTAATATTGCGTAGAAGTATGGAAAATATACTACCTAAATCAATACAATGGCGTCCAAGAAAAAGATTTTTTGGATCTGTATTTAAAAATAACTTCATCAGAGGTGAGGAAAAAAAGTTAGAAGAAATCATTTATGAATTATCTGATAAATACGACATTTTCGTGAAAAAAGAAGATTTTGAAAGAATATATCAAAGATCCAAAAAAAAATCCAACTATTCTGACATTTGGGATCTATGGCAATTAGTTACATTTGTTATTTGGCTTGAAAAAAATAATATAAAAATAAAAAATTTATAA
- a CDS encoding transcriptional regulator, with product MLNKIFTSKTRVKILTLFLMNPDTELFIREISRTIHENINAVRRELSNLEDIGLLISKNKGNMKYYIINKNFSIYPELKSIILKTEGVSKVLKDDLTNLGNIELAFIYGSFASGEDTIDSDLDIFLVGDINEDILIKELSKLEETLLREISYVLFSKEELDKRIKEEDPFISNVLTGPKIIMLGNLEFFINNQI from the coding sequence ATGCTAAATAAAATTTTCACATCTAAAACCAGGGTTAAAATTTTAACATTATTTTTAATGAATCCTGACACTGAATTATTTATAAGAGAAATTTCAAGAACCATTCATGAAAATATTAATGCCGTTAGAAGAGAATTATCTAATTTAGAAGATATTGGACTATTAATAAGTAAAAATAAAGGGAATATGAAATATTACATTATAAATAAAAATTTTTCCATATATCCTGAACTAAAAAGCATTATTTTAAAAACTGAAGGCGTCTCCAAAGTCCTGAAGGATGATTTAACAAATTTAGGTAATATCGAGCTGGCCTTTATCTATGGTTCCTTTGCCTCAGGAGAAGATACAATAGATAGTGATCTGGATATTTTTCTTGTTGGAGATATAAATGAAGACATATTAATAAAAGAACTTTCAAAGCTAGAAGAAACATTATTGAGAGAAATAAGTTATGTTTTATTCAGTAAAGAAGAATTAGATAAAAGAATAAAAGAGGAAGATCCATTTATTTCTAATGTATTAACTGGGCCGAAAATAATTATGCTGGGGAATCTAGAATTTTTTATAAATAATCAAATCTAA
- a CDS encoding PqqD family protein, which yields MIISDLSVISVTKEAVHCDLEDEVVILGLKDGVYYGLNPVGAFIWNLIQKPITVKEIKEAILNEYDVEEEVCENDLIELLGNLQEKNLIEIS from the coding sequence ATGATTATATCAGATTTATCAGTAATTTCCGTAACCAAAGAAGCAGTACACTGCGATTTAGAAGACGAAGTGGTAATTTTAGGCCTTAAAGACGGTGTTTATTATGGCCTTAATCCAGTAGGGGCCTTTATCTGGAATCTTATTCAAAAACCTATAACGGTTAAAGAGATTAAAGAGGCCATTTTAAATGAATACGATGTGGAAGAAGAGGTCTGTGAGAATGATTTAATAGAGTTACTGGGTAATCTGCAGGAGAAAAATCTTATTGAGATCTCTTAG
- a CDS encoding MFS transporter, producing the protein MIKDTRSFALILAFLASFLTPFVGSSINIALPQISQELSINAIIMGWIPTAYLLVLAVLLIPVGRFSDIHGRKKIFWMGIIIFTISSFLAGFSTSGEMLLFFRIIQGIGSAMIFANVNAMVASVFPVMERGRALGIAVTGAYLGLFLGPVLGGILTESLGWRSIFFFNVPLGVITTYAASKLKEEWRPAKGENFDIIGTFILGISMVLVILGLTQLPQMNGAFILSAGLISGLIYYFYQNKIETPVFDLRIFKNRTFGFNSLATLISYTASYPLIFLLSLYLQYALKLNPATAGIVLAVQPLFITIFSSYAGRLSDRKDPYKLAMLGMTIVTITTFVLAFINSHIWEILILLSLMGIGFALFGTPNNNIVFSSVKKKYFGVAGASLSTMRVVGQLMGMAFSLLLLNIFIGGTFIGPENISLFILCTQISLVLFSIMCFFGILATWRGREQSI; encoded by the coding sequence ATGATAAAAGACACCCGATCATTTGCCCTTATTCTGGCCTTCCTAGCTTCTTTCTTAACTCCCTTTGTAGGTTCTTCCATTAATATCGCCCTCCCTCAAATAAGTCAGGAATTATCTATAAATGCTATTATTATGGGGTGGATTCCCACAGCATATTTGCTGGTATTGGCAGTTTTATTAATTCCCGTGGGTCGATTTTCAGATATTCATGGCCGTAAAAAAATATTCTGGATGGGAATTATTATATTCACCATATCGTCTTTTTTAGCTGGCTTTTCCACTTCTGGTGAAATGCTATTATTCTTCCGGATAATTCAGGGAATTGGATCGGCCATGATATTTGCCAATGTTAATGCCATGGTAGCCTCTGTTTTCCCGGTTATGGAAAGAGGTCGTGCTCTGGGAATAGCCGTTACTGGAGCATATTTGGGACTTTTCTTAGGCCCAGTTCTAGGGGGAATTTTAACCGAGAGTCTGGGCTGGAGAAGTATTTTCTTTTTCAATGTTCCTTTAGGAGTAATCACCACTTATGCTGCATCTAAACTTAAAGAAGAATGGAGGCCGGCTAAGGGTGAAAACTTTGATATAATTGGTACTTTTATACTGGGAATTTCCATGGTGTTGGTCATATTAGGACTTACTCAACTTCCACAGATGAATGGAGCATTTATATTATCTGCAGGTTTAATAAGCGGACTAATCTACTATTTTTATCAAAATAAAATCGAAACCCCAGTATTTGACCTGAGAATATTTAAAAATAGGACGTTTGGATTTAACAGCCTGGCCACCTTAATTAGTTACACAGCCAGCTATCCTTTAATATTTCTTTTAAGTTTATATCTCCAATATGCTTTAAAATTAAATCCCGCCACGGCAGGTATTGTCTTAGCAGTCCAGCCACTTTTTATAACTATTTTTTCATCCTATGCCGGACGCCTATCTGATAGGAAAGACCCTTATAAACTGGCCATGCTAGGAATGACTATAGTAACCATCACTACCTTTGTTCTGGCCTTTATTAATTCCCATATATGGGAAATACTCATTCTTCTAAGTTTAATGGGTATCGGCTTTGCTCTATTTGGAACTCCTAACAACAACATTGTGTTCTCTTCGGTTAAAAAGAAATATTTTGGTGTGGCTGGAGCTTCTTTAAGCACCATGAGGGTGGTAGGCCAGTTAATGGGAATGGCCTTCTCTCTATTACTTTTGAATATATTTATTGGAGGAACATTCATTGGCCCCGAAAATATCAGTCTATTTATATTGTGTACTCAGATTTCTCTGGTTTTATTCAGTATAATGTGTTTTTTTGGTATTCTTGCTACTTGGAGGGGAAGAGAGCAATCAATTTAA